The Rhopalosiphum maidis isolate BTI-1 chromosome 2, ASM367621v3, whole genome shotgun sequence genome segment TTGAGTTGGAGGTGCATCAGCAAACAGTTGATGAGGACGATCAGCTTGACTAAGTGGATTTTGGGCTGCTAATAGTCTTTCAGCAGCTGATCCATGACGTTCCCCTTTAACATCTTTTTTGAATGCATATGAAATAGATACTGCTCTGTTACATAAATGTTGACCATTCATAGCTTCTATCGCAGCATCAGATGCTTCAAAACTAGCATAATTAATGAATGCAAATCCTTTTGAATTGCCCGTATCAGGATCTCtcattatctaaattaaaaacaattaaagtataaattaataatttaatgccaTACctcatattcataaatttatattataaaacccatctaattaatgtaaaagtcatttttttgaaattattgaaaatatccaAACATTctaaagaattatattttgggTTTTTCATAACATgcatagtaatttttatctactttttaaatgtatatacatatttcatacagtttgttaataactttatatggtgttttttatttattatgtacttataaaaaattatttttcattgataagtaattaaattgttagtaTTCAAAATGTctgtagaataataaaaatctatcaaataaatagtatgaattagaattattaatagttaataaataaattaatattttaaggcaataatatatatgtgtgtgtgagtgtgttgCTATGTTTCTGCAATGGATTTACTCGACATCAATtgtgtaaacataaaaaaaaaaaattactgaatatacaaagtaaaaaaatatttatataagttatatgatGTATGAGTAgggaaatgttaaaatgttaagaaataatatctttaaaatattataatgtgtaatttcaaatttgtgtGACTTATATAGTCACGTAagcattcaataaaaaatacaaattctgTATAGTGTACGtgcgaataattaataaaaactacaagataaatataatttttaataaactaataatattgttatttatcagacaataaaataaactaactgatattattaataaataggtatatgacCTATTTAACATACagaaaaaagtcaaaatctATGAATTCTTGTATAAGAAGTTAATTAAAAggtataaaattgtacaaaattgactagttaaaaataaaaagtagttaataaatgacatgaaaaatatttaataaataatagaataataatttattaactataatgttaataattcttACCTTTGGTGTTTGAAGAATTACTCCAAAAGCAGAGAAAGTGTCATACAACAATTTCTCATCGACTTCTGAATCCAAATTACCAATGAATACATTCGCACCAACATCAAGGTTCTTTTGATGAGCAGAAGCCTGgtattaaaagaaaacaatataattaattaaaaatgttgaatttatgacacataagtatatatttataagtttattttacctTATTAACCCGTATCGGTTTcccatacaattttatcatgttcattattttaatagcataATCTGCATCATCTTCAGCAAGAAATTCAACAAAACCATAACCTTGATGTGACTGTGTTACCCGATCTTTTGGCATATGAACattgactaaaataaattattaattaatttcaaaaattattgagCAGATATTTATTCATCTTAACTCACCCACTGGACCTGCTTGAACAAACAACTCCCACATGAGAGTATCAGAAACTTTTTCATCAAGACCACCAACATAAATTGTAgcatctgtataatataatagttatggtTTATAATGAGACATTTTTAGAGCATTTTGTTACATGcatatataaacaatgatgatagataaatatataaatatttctaaataatataatctgtgTTCAGATATCAATCAtg includes the following:
- the LOC113553649 gene encoding splicing factor 3B subunit 4, with translation MAAGPIAERNQDATIYVGGLDEKVSDTLMWELFVQAGPVVNVHMPKDRVTQSHQGYGFVEFLAEDDADYAIKIMNMIKLYGKPIRVNKASAHQKNLDVGANVFIGNLDSEVDEKLLYDTFSAFGVILQTPKIMRDPDTGNSKGFAFINYASFEASDAAIEAMNGQHLCNRAVSISYAFKKDVKGERHGSAAERLLAAQNPLSQADRPHQLFADAPPTQMPMMHQMPVPPPPIMQPPMQVPMSMMAQHQMAPPPRIMPWQNQQAPPQPPSYQPPPPPPPSFNNFAPPGFHGGFVPPPPPPPTQQGQMPPPLPPSHPGLPSHMQGHMMPPPPPPMSMGPGGPPMPPPPPMQPNNMMPLNWKPSIPPPPPPAPA